TCCCTGAGGAGTAGCCGGCCTGCCCAGGGTTGCCGTCCGTACCGGCGATGGATGTGATGTTGACTATCTTGCGCATCACCCGCTCGTTATTACTGGACTCGATTTTTGCGGCTTCGCGAATATGAGCTGAAGCTGCGCGCAGGATCCGGAACGGTGTCACCAGGTGAATTTCCAGCATGGCTTTGAACTGTTCGTCCGTCGTTTTCTGGATGACGCTGTCCCAGCTGTAGCCTGCGTTGTTAACAATGACATGAAGGGAGCCGAAAGTTCCGAGTACGGCCTCTACGACCGCTTCCGGCGTCGATGGATCAGTAAGGTCCCCGGTAAAGTGTCGCACTCGCCCTGGTTGACCGAATTCGGCTTCCGCTTCCAGGAGCAACTTTTCGTCCATATCGCTAAGCATCACATTTGCGCCCGCTGTAATCAGACGTTTTGCGATGGCTCTGCCAATACCCCGTCCAGCACCTGTAACAAGGGCTGTTCTACCTTCCAACGTAAAGGACATCTCTCACACTCTCTTCTGTCGATCCAATAAGCAGCGTGCTCCGTCACAGAGAGGATGGCTATCCCACCCCCCTCTATGTGGGCAAACGAAAGTTGTAGCGAGTCATACCTGGATTTGCAGCTCTGTGGAGCATTACCAGAGCTGTGACATCACAGAAGGACTCCTTGAGGTGCCTCATAAAAAAATGAAGCAATTCAAGGGCCGAATGGAAAAGCCAAACCTCCGCAAGAATCGACAGCCGAAGCCCGCAGCGCAACGAATTGCGCGTAAATTGCAAGACGTTTCCGGGGCTTCCAATGGGCGCACTTGGACAAAACTGAACGGAGCTATGCACGTTCGGCAGACTCTGCGTTGAAGGCCTCGGCGATCTTCTGTTTCCCGGCGTTATCGACTCTGCGGAGTCCGTCCGCGCTACACGTTTTGCATCAGCGACTTGATACAAAGGACGGCTTCGTGCAACTCAGACAACGGGACGCATTCTCGGCGGCTGTGCGCGGTCCGCATATCTCCAGGGCCAAAGACCACGACCTCGTTCGCAACAGATGCGAATACGCTAGCTTCAGAACCGAATGGAATTGATGTGGCCGATCTCTGAGTGAGCGCTTCAATGGCTCGGACGAGATGCGCGTCTTCGGCGGTCTCAAAACCAGCTTGTTGACGCAATCCCTTAATCTCAAACCGGAAAGTTGGGTCAGCATCTTTCATCTGTTCAGCAATGCTCGTGATCGATTGAAGAACAGAATTGGAAGACTCTCCTGGAAGAGGCCGCCATTCAACTTGAAACTTGCATTGCCCTGGAACGACATTCTTTGCCGTACCGCCCATGACCGTTCCAATATTGATCGTGGTATACCCAGGTGTGAAGAAATCATTCTGCTTTGTTGCGAATTGCGTGGAAAGTTCCTCAATTGCGGTGATCAATCGAGCTGCACCATAAATAGCCGACTTGCCCTGCTGAGGATGTGCACTGTGCGCTTCCTCTCCCACAATGGTGATCTCCGCTAGACAGTATCCCTTTCCTGCCCGCGCCGGGTGCAACGAAGTGGGCTCGCCAATAACGATGCGCCTTGGCTTGATGAGCTCGGCGGCAATCAAGCGTTTGGCACCCAGGCAGCCGATCTCCTCGTCCGCCGTCAAGACTAAACGCAATCCGCGCTGCAACTCGGCTGGGTTAACTTCGCTGATGGCCGTCAGGAGACAGGCAAGGAATCCCTTCACATCACAGGCCCCGCAGCCGTAAAGCAATCCATCAGTAACGAACGGTTCGAGAGCTCTCGTCCAGTCCGCCGCATACGGAACCGTGTCTGTATGGCACATGAAGACCAGATCAGCTTCAGGATCTTCGGGGTCTTGTCCGTCGGGAGCGGCGATCAGATTGACTTTTTCCAGGCCCGCCGCGTCTGCGTAGGTCATCAATCGAGTGTCCCAGTGAGCCCCCTGCAGGACCCGGGCCGCGTACTCCACGATCGGACGATTAGAAAGAGAGGAAACTGACGGAATACGAATCAGGTTTTCCAGGTGCTCAACGACTGTCTTCATCGGCCCGCACTTTCAGGAGCGTTGTTCTGCCACACCTTCCCATGAATCTCGTTATAACGAGCAACAATTTCGTTCTGCAGTGGATGCTGTTGATCGCGAACGATGAACCTGCCATTCACGATCACGTCCCGAATCGCTGACCGATTGAGAGAGAACACGGTCATGGGCAACAGGTCATCAGAGGAGTGCCCGGCTATCGATAGATCGTCGAGATCGACCGTAAAACAATCCGCGAATGAGCCCGATGTAAACTCACCCGTCGGGACAGAGAGCGCGCGAGCACCGTTCACCGTTGCACATGCGAAGAGACGCGAAGCGAGAGTCTCTTCTTCTATCTGATCCAGGATTGCGCGCTCCTGATCGCGGAGCCGTAGATGATAGTCAAGCTCACGTGCGTCCTCGAGCGGGTCGATCTGCGCCTGGCTATCCGATCCGAGCGCTACGCGAATGCCTGCTCTCATCACGAGGTCGGAAGCAATCACACCATCTCCGAGATTGCGTTCGGTCGTGGGACAGGAGCAGACGGTGGCTTCGGCTTGAGAGAGCATCTCAATCTCACTGGAGCTAATGTGAATCGAATGCACTGCGGTAAAGTCGGGACCGAGGATGCGGTTCCGGCTTAGGAGTTCCACCGGAGTGTAGCCGTATTCGCGGACACATGCCGTATTCTCCGCAATCTGTTCTGCCACATGCATATGCAGAGGAAGCTTTCTCGATCGGCTCCACGCTGCAATCTCCTCCAGATCTGGCAATGGCACAGCGCGAACGCTGTGAGGAGCAACACCAAAACGAACCTCCGCTGCGTTCGCCGGAAACCCTTCCACGAGAGCGTCCATGTTGAGCAGAAAGTCGTGGGTTGACTCAAAGAATCGCGCTTGGCCTGGATCACGAGGCAGCTCGTATCCCGACCTCAGATATGCGGTCCGAAGTAGAACGACTCGCAATCCTACTGATTGTGCCGCCGCGATTACCTGTTTACTGAGTAGATTGGGGTCGTCATACGGGCGGCCGTCTGCGCTGGTATGGAGGTAGTGAAACTCCCCAACTGTTGTAGTCCCGGCAAGCACCATCTCAAGAAAAGCCATCCTTGCCACATCGTAGATTTCCTGAGGGTTCAGTTGAGCTGCAGCGTGGTACATCGTCCCCCGCCAGCTCCAGAAATCCTTTCCACTCACTATCCTCGATTCGGACTTGCCTCGGATGAGGCGCTGAAAGGAGTGAGAGTGAGCATTGACGAAGCCTGGCATGAGCGCTTTACCGCGCAGCTCAATCACCTTGTCGACAGGGCTGTCCGCGTGTGCGGCCAGTTTTACGATCTGACCGGTTTCATTTACCAGAAGTCCTCTATTCGAGATGAATGTACCGCCGGAATAGAGCAACCGCGGAAGGTAAAGGGTATTCATCGAGCATCCTCGTCCAAATCGAAGTTGTTCTGAGTGCGGGCAGTCATGCCGGGAGCCTTTCTCCACGAATCCACACTTCACGCACAGGATTGGTCCCGAGGGTGTAGACCAGCTCCCGCCAGTCGCTTCCCTCCAACACCAGAAAGTCGGCCTGCAATCCCATCTCAAGCCGGCCGGCGTCCTCGAGTCCGAGAGCACAAGCAGCGTTTACTGTACCGGCAACCAGAGCCTCCTGTGCTGTCAGGCCATTTAAACGCGCCGCGAGGGCAAGAGCTGTTGCAGCAGAGAATAGCGGACTCGATCCAGGGTTCAGGTCAGTCCCAACCGCGACCGCCGCGCCTGCATCCACCAACTGCCTCCCTGGTGCCGCGGGTATCCCGAGATGTAGAGAGACCCCGGGAAGGATCGTCGCTATTGTAGAACTGGCTGCGAGCATAGCAAGCTGATCAGGACCGCACGCTTCAAGATGATCGACACTCAACGCGCCGATCCGCAGACCAAGCTCTAACCCTCCGATCCGCTGAAACTGCTCCGTGTGCAACTTTACCGCGAGGCCATGCTGCTTCGCACTTTGCAGGAGCAATGCAGCCTCGTCCACATGCCACGCTTCCCTTTCAACGAAGACGTCGACTGCTGTAGCCAGCTTCCGCCTTGCAACCTCAGGAATGAGCTCGGTGCACATCTCTGCGATATATCCGATACGGTCTGCAGTGTCTACAGGGGGAATGTGTATCAGTAAGGTAGGCAAAAGGCGAGCGGGTATTGATGCATCAAGTGCCTGAATCACTTCGAGCATTGCAATCTCGACAGCAGGCGTGAAGCCATAACCGGACTTCACCTCAATGGTGGTTGCGCCGGATCGCAGCAGCGCATGAATGCGTGGTTCCGCAATCGAGACCAATTCGTCCTTTGTAGCCGCAGCAGTGGCGCGGATTGTTCTTCGTATCCCACCACCCGCTGCCAGGATTGCTTCGTAGGTCTCGCCCGACGTGCGCGCATCGAAGTCATCCAGCCTGTCACCAGCCCATACTGCATGGGTATGCGGATCAATCAATCCAGGAACCACTGCACGATTTCCTACATCGACCGATGCTAAAGCCTCACCGTTCCAGTCGCGCTCCTTCCCTATCCAGACGATCCGGCCGTTGCAGATGGCGATTGCGGCGCGTTCCATCATATGCAAATCGCGCATTGCCAGACCATGCCTTGCACCGCTCCCTTTAGCCGTGACGAGTTGCGAGATTCCGGTAATCAGCAGGTCAGCGGTCATGGAATACTCGGCAGGTCCAGGCCACGTTGTTTTGCCGTGCTCAGGGCTTTTTCGTATCCAGCGTCGGCGTGGCGGATGACTCCCATTGCGGGGTCATTCTTCAGGCACAACCTTAGGCGCTCGTCAGCCTCATCGCTCCCGTCGGCAACTGCAACCAATCCCGCGTGTTGGCTGTATCCCATACCAACTCCCCCACCATGATGAAAGCTCATCCACGCCGCTCCACTTGCAATTCCGGTTGCGAAGTTGAGCAATGCCCAATCGGAGACTGCATCCGAACCATCCAGCATTCCTTCTGTCTCACGGAATGGACTGGCTACAGAGCCTGCATCAAGATGATCTCGCCCAATCACGATTGGCGCCTTCAAGCGTCCGTCACGCACCATCTGATTGAAGAGCAATCCAGCCCGATCGCGTTCGCAATAGCCGAGCCAGCAAATGCGTGCCGGTAGTCCTTGAAAGGCAATTTGAGTCGATGCGAAGCTCAGCCATTCGTTTAAACGCCTATCTTCCGGGAAGAGCTCCAGCAGCGCCTGATCCGTCTTTGCAATATCGGATGGATCACCGGATAGCGCTACCCAGCGGAAGGGTCCACGCCCCTCGCAAAAAGAATCGCGGATAAAGGCGGGGACAAATCCTGGATAGGAAAAAGCATCGCTTACACCTGCAAGTTTCGCTTGTGCACGTAAGTTATTTCCGTAGTCGAATGCAACGGCGCCCCGCCGCTGCATCTCCAGAATTGCCTGTACATGCTCTGCAATCGAGGATTGCACGCGCTCCAGGTACGCTTTCGGATCCTGTGTCCGCAGCGAGTTCAGATCCTCGTCCGCACGAGCAGATGGTAGATAGCCCCACATCGGATCGTGGGCGCTCGTCTGGTCCGTGACGAGGTCAGGAGTGAATCCAAGCTGAACCATCTTCGGCAGCAACTCCGCCGCATTGCCGATCAGACCGATGGATACCGCCTCGCGTCGCCGCTTGGCCAGCTGGGCCAACTGGATCGCTTCATTCAGAGAGTTAGTCGTCTTGTCGAGATAGCGCGTCTCCAGGCGACGCCGAATGCGGGCCGGATCGACTTCGATACAGATGCTGACACCGCCAGCGAGCTTGATAGCAAGGGGCTGCGCCCCTCCCATGCCGCCAAGGCCGGCGGTGACGGTGATAGTTCCTGCAAGCGTATCGTTGAAATGGCGTTGTGCCGCGCCTCGAAATGTCTCGTATGTCCCCTGCAGAATCCCTTGGGTGCCAATATAGATCCACGAGCCCGCGGTCATCTGGCCGTACATCATCAACCCGGCGGCATCCAACTTGTCGAACTCTTCCCACGTTGCCCAACGCGGCACCAGATTGGAGTTTGCAATCAAGATCCGCGGCGCTAGCCTGTGTGTCTCGAGCACAGCGACAGCTTTGCCGGACTGCACCAGCAGCGTCTGGTTGTTCTCGAGCCGGTCGAGTGTTTCAACGATCTTGTGATAGCACTCCCAGTTGCGCGCCGCCTTGCCTCGTCCGCCATAAACGATTAACTCTTCAGGCTTTTCAGCTACATCAGGATCAAGATTGTTCATCAGCATCCGTTTGGCTGCTTCTTGAATCCATCCACGGGCCGTTCTAGTGTTGCCGCGGGGAGCCCGGATTGGCGAATAGGCTTCTGTCACTACATTGCCTCCACGGACTCAACGCTTTCAACGTGATGCAGTGCATCATCCGCCAAAAAACTCGACGCTTCTTCCATCCGGACAGAGAGGACGCAGTCTTCACGCCACGCTGGAATACGCGCGCGGAAGCGAGCACGCGCTTCTTCGAGTGCCGGCGTCGAGGTATCCCCACGAAGGTCCAGCGCGCGAGTTGCTGCCAACAACTCTATCGCAACAACCATCCTGGCCAGCGTCACGGCCTGCTCCAGTTTGAGCGCGGAAGTCATGCCCATGCTGACAAAGTCCTCTTGATTACCGCTCGTAGGAATAGACCCCGTCGATGCGGGAGAGGCCAGGACTCTCAACTCTGCGACCAACGCCGCAGCGGTTACCTGGGCCATCATCAGTCCGGACTCGATCCCAGGGGTCGATGCGAGAAATGCGGGAAGCCCCTCGTTCAGACCAGGATTCAGCAGCCGCTCCGTCCGTCGTTCCGATATGCCGGCAAGCTGGCACAGGGCGATCGCCAGATAATCCAGGGCGAGCGCCAGCGGAGCGCCGTGAAAGTTTCCACCAGAGACAATCGCATCCTCGAATACCAGTGGATTGTCCGTGGCACTGTTCAGTTCAATCTCGAAGACCCTGCGAGCCTCCGCCAACGTATCCCAGACGGCGCCGTGTACCTGGGGGATGCAACGGAGACAATATGCGTCCTGAATGCGACTGCCCTGAATGCGACTGCCCTGGATGCGACTACCCTGGATGCGACTGCCCTCTCCATGCATCCTCGGGATCGAACTCCCCTTTAGCAGACGGGCAAGATGGGCCGCACTCAACATCTGCCCCGGATGAGGCCGCGCCGCATGCAAACGCGAGTCGAGTGCGGCTGCAATTCCACGAAGTGCTTCCATGGTCAATGCTGCGGTAGTCTGGGCAGAATAGAACAGGCTTTCAAGTTCACGTAGCTGCAAGCAGCCCATAGAAAGCATTGCCTGCGTACCATTCAAAAGCGATATACCCTCTTTGCCCATAAGGGTTACAGGCTTCAACCCGGCGCGCTCCAGGCAAACTCCACCAGGCAGCACTTCACCCTGATACTCCGCCTGGCCCTCGCCTAGCAGTACGAGTGCTATATGAGCAAGGGGAGCCAGATCTCCGCTCGCGCCCACGCTGCCTCGCGATGGGATCACCGGAGTGATCTTATGGTTGAGCAGATCGCAAATACGCTCACCAACGATGGGCCGTATACCGGAAAGCCCCTTCGCCAGAACGTTGGCCCGAATCAGCATCATGCCCCGCACGACGGGCACAGACAGAGGAGCACCCACGCCGCAACAGTGCGAACGAATCAGGTTGACCTGCATTGCTTCGATCTCGGACTCGGCGAGGCGAATATTTGCCAGCAGGCCCACACCCGTATTGAGTGCATACACAGGCTTCGACCCGCCTAATGCGTCCTCAACTCTCGCACGCGAAATGTTCATCCTTTCAATGGCAGCAGCAGAGACCCGCACCGGCTCTGCCCTTTCGGCTACCGCAATGACATCGTCAATCGTGAGGCCAGCACCATCCAGGTGAACCATGTCGCAGATGGTAAGGAAAATGACTCGCGAAGAGAATGGCCGTTCCCCTGTTCTTCAACACTTGTACGCTTGAATCAACGGTTATAGTCGTCTATATTCGCTGAAACCACTGTAAATAGCCCTTTACAGTGCAAGCTATGGGATAACGCCATCGCTACACGGAAAAATCGGAGCTGAGCCAATGCTTCCATCCAGCGGGATCGATCTCATCGACAAGAAAATACTCCAGGAACTCAACTCCGATGCACGCATCCCGTTCGCAGAGTTGGGCCGGCGAGTCGGTCTCTCTCCCTCTGCAGCTGCCGAACGCGTCCGCCAGCTTGAGAGCCTTGAACTCATCAGGGGCTACCGCGCAGAGATCAACCTTCAAGCGCTCGGATTCTCGATCACAGCATTTGTGCGGCTTACCTGCGACGGGAACCATTACAGACCCTTCCTCAAATTCCTGCCCACTCTCGACGCGGTACAGGAATGCCATCACCTGACCGGAGGCGATGCTTTCCTCCTGAAGATAGTCCTCTCTTCAGTCGAACAACTGGAAGACTTGATCGAGAAGCTGCTTCCGTATGGAAATCCGACGACCAGCATGGTGCTCTCCACGCCGCTGGAGCGGAAGCAGGATTCCCGACTTTTGAGCAACCTCTAGGGCATTTTTCCTGTTGCTGGGGTATCCCGGACAGGAAAAGGCTCTAGTCGACGATACCTTGGCTACAAG
This genomic window from Terriglobus albidus contains:
- the hutI gene encoding imidazolonepropionase — translated: MTADLLITGISQLVTAKGSGARHGLAMRDLHMMERAAIAICNGRIVWIGKERDWNGEALASVDVGNRAVVPGLIDPHTHAVWAGDRLDDFDARTSGETYEAILAAGGGIRRTIRATAAATKDELVSIAEPRIHALLRSGATTIEVKSGYGFTPAVEIAMLEVIQALDASIPARLLPTLLIHIPPVDTADRIGYIAEMCTELIPEVARRKLATAVDVFVEREAWHVDEAALLLQSAKQHGLAVKLHTEQFQRIGGLELGLRIGALSVDHLEACGPDQLAMLAASSTIATILPGVSLHLGIPAAPGRQLVDAGAAVAVGTDLNPGSSPLFSAATALALAARLNGLTAQEALVAGTVNAACALGLEDAGRLEMGLQADFLVLEGSDWRELVYTLGTNPVREVWIRGERLPA
- the hutH gene encoding histidine ammonia-lyase — encoded protein: MVHLDGAGLTIDDVIAVAERAEPVRVSAAAIERMNISRARVEDALGGSKPVYALNTGVGLLANIRLAESEIEAMQVNLIRSHCCGVGAPLSVPVVRGMMLIRANVLAKGLSGIRPIVGERICDLLNHKITPVIPSRGSVGASGDLAPLAHIALVLLGEGQAEYQGEVLPGGVCLERAGLKPVTLMGKEGISLLNGTQAMLSMGCLQLRELESLFYSAQTTAALTMEALRGIAAALDSRLHAARPHPGQMLSAAHLARLLKGSSIPRMHGEGSRIQGSRIQGSRIQGSRIQDAYCLRCIPQVHGAVWDTLAEARRVFEIELNSATDNPLVFEDAIVSGGNFHGAPLALALDYLAIALCQLAGISERRTERLLNPGLNEGLPAFLASTPGIESGLMMAQVTAAALVAELRVLASPASTGSIPTSGNQEDFVSMGMTSALKLEQAVTLARMVVAIELLAATRALDLRGDTSTPALEEARARFRARIPAWREDCVLSVRMEEASSFLADDALHHVESVESVEAM
- the hutU gene encoding urocanate hydratase, yielding MTEAYSPIRAPRGNTRTARGWIQEAAKRMLMNNLDPDVAEKPEELIVYGGRGKAARNWECYHKIVETLDRLENNQTLLVQSGKAVAVLETHRLAPRILIANSNLVPRWATWEEFDKLDAAGLMMYGQMTAGSWIYIGTQGILQGTYETFRGAAQRHFNDTLAGTITVTAGLGGMGGAQPLAIKLAGGVSICIEVDPARIRRRLETRYLDKTTNSLNEAIQLAQLAKRRREAVSIGLIGNAAELLPKMVQLGFTPDLVTDQTSAHDPMWGYLPSARADEDLNSLRTQDPKAYLERVQSSIAEHVQAILEMQRRGAVAFDYGNNLRAQAKLAGVSDAFSYPGFVPAFIRDSFCEGRGPFRWVALSGDPSDIAKTDQALLELFPEDRRLNEWLSFASTQIAFQGLPARICWLGYCERDRAGLLFNQMVRDGRLKAPIVIGRDHLDAGSVASPFRETEGMLDGSDAVSDWALLNFATGIASGAAWMSFHHGGGVGMGYSQHAGLVAVADGSDEADERLRLCLKNDPAMGVIRHADAGYEKALSTAKQRGLDLPSIP
- the argE gene encoding acetylornithine deacetylase; translated protein: MKTVVEHLENLIRIPSVSSLSNRPIVEYAARVLQGAHWDTRLMTYADAAGLEKVNLIAAPDGQDPEDPEADLVFMCHTDTVPYAADWTRALEPFVTDGLLYGCGACDVKGFLACLLTAISEVNPAELQRGLRLVLTADEEIGCLGAKRLIAAELIKPRRIVIGEPTSLHPARAGKGYCLAEITIVGEEAHSAHPQQGKSAIYGAARLITAIEELSTQFATKQNDFFTPGYTTINIGTVMGGTAKNVVPGQCKFQVEWRPLPGESSNSVLQSITSIAEQMKDADPTFRFEIKGLRQQAGFETAEDAHLVRAIEALTQRSATSIPFGSEASVFASVANEVVVFGPGDMRTAHSRRECVPLSELHEAVLCIKSLMQNV
- a CDS encoding Lrp/AsnC family transcriptional regulator; translated protein: MLPSSGIDLIDKKILQELNSDARIPFAELGRRVGLSPSAAAERVRQLESLELIRGYRAEINLQALGFSITAFVRLTCDGNHYRPFLKFLPTLDAVQECHHLTGGDAFLLKIVLSSVEQLEDLIEKLLPYGNPTTSMVLSTPLERKQDSRLLSNL
- a CDS encoding SDR family NAD(P)-dependent oxidoreductase; translation: MSFTLEGRTALVTGAGRGIGRAIAKRLITAGANVMLSDMDEKLLLEAEAEFGQPGRVRHFTGDLTDPSTPEAVVEAVLGTFGSLHVIVNNAGYSWDSVIQKTTDEQFKAMLEIHLVTPFRILRAASAHIREAAKIESSNNERVMRKIVNITSIAGTDGNPGQAGYSSGKAGVIGLTKTLAKEWGRYNVNVNAVGFGLIETRLVQPLNGDNANMEMHGHQIRIGVQPSMLESVKKACPLGRLGTPEEAAGAVLFFCSPLSDYVTGETLICGGGFHF
- a CDS encoding formimidoylglutamate deiminase, whose protein sequence is MNTLYLPRLLYSGGTFISNRGLLVNETGQIVKLAAHADSPVDKVIELRGKALMPGFVNAHSHSFQRLIRGKSESRIVSGKDFWSWRGTMYHAAAQLNPQEIYDVARMAFLEMVLAGTTTVGEFHYLHTSADGRPYDDPNLLSKQVIAAAQSVGLRVVLLRTAYLRSGYELPRDPGQARFFESTHDFLLNMDALVEGFPANAAEVRFGVAPHSVRAVPLPDLEEIAAWSRSRKLPLHMHVAEQIAENTACVREYGYTPVELLSRNRILGPDFTAVHSIHISSSEIEMLSQAEATVCSCPTTERNLGDGVIASDLVMRAGIRVALGSDSQAQIDPLEDARELDYHLRLRDQERAILDQIEEETLASRLFACATVNGARALSVPTGEFTSGSFADCFTVDLDDLSIAGHSSDDLLPMTVFSLNRSAIRDVIVNGRFIVRDQQHPLQNEIVARYNEIHGKVWQNNAPESAGR